A genome region from Akkermansiaceae bacterium includes the following:
- a CDS encoding metallophosphoesterase family protein translates to MNLRPAFVLALSASACLAAEITRGPYLQVARQDGITIVWRTEGELANPKVNYSQDGKVESGTCSGPAILERSGLSGAPQGAFQYEATISGLLPGTTYRYDILDGAKALTGSGPEYRFTTHPPTGKPTPARIWVVGDSGTGEAHQMLVHRAMVAYTEETKRPLDLYLHVGDMAYGQGTDAQFQTKFFKPYKDTLRNTVCWASMGNHEGHSSNGLKGVGPFFDAYVCPVKGEAGGVPSGSESYYSFDHGDIHFICLNSHDIDRSPQGEMAKWLVRDLAAAESRWIIGFWHHPPYTKGTHNSDTETQLVEMRESIMPILENGGVDLVLSGHSHIYERSMLIDGAYTTPTTAKGVVLDDGDGKPDGDGAYKKSEATTPHNGTVALVTGHGGALGRNNMGISPVMRSIVLDHGSTLIDIDGDTLTGVMLDLRGKERDRFAIVKRGTVKQSVVENPWTPDDSTAERTGAGVLGAPKTVADAEEARKAGKRNVPGLMPKETREIIPRHAQWDYLADGDEPETEMWTQLGFDPRQEGWKPGTAGFGYGDGDDRTELKDMQGNFTTIYIRREFEIPPGTDLKRLGLLINYDDAFVLHMNGKELLSKGVVRGKDGRTKVEKHEASGAEYFSLAEFAGAFREGKNIIALEGHNSGKDSSDLSLDPALLLETGE, encoded by the coding sequence ATGAATCTCCGCCCCGCTTTTGTTCTCGCCTTGTCGGCCTCCGCCTGCCTCGCGGCGGAAATCACCCGCGGCCCATACCTCCAGGTGGCGCGGCAGGACGGGATCACCATCGTCTGGAGAACCGAAGGCGAGCTTGCCAACCCGAAAGTGAACTATTCGCAAGACGGGAAGGTCGAGAGCGGAACATGCTCCGGCCCTGCCATCCTGGAACGCTCCGGGCTCAGCGGGGCGCCGCAAGGCGCATTCCAATACGAGGCGACGATCTCCGGACTCCTGCCCGGCACCACCTACCGCTACGATATCCTCGACGGTGCCAAGGCTCTCACAGGAAGCGGCCCGGAATATCGTTTCACCACCCACCCGCCCACAGGCAAACCAACCCCCGCGCGGATCTGGGTGGTCGGGGACTCCGGCACCGGCGAGGCGCACCAGATGCTCGTCCACCGCGCCATGGTCGCCTACACGGAGGAAACGAAACGCCCGCTCGACCTCTACCTCCACGTCGGCGACATGGCGTACGGCCAGGGCACCGATGCGCAGTTCCAGACGAAATTTTTCAAACCCTACAAGGACACCCTCCGCAACACCGTCTGCTGGGCTTCGATGGGAAACCACGAAGGGCACAGCTCGAATGGCCTAAAGGGCGTGGGGCCGTTTTTCGACGCCTATGTCTGCCCGGTGAAAGGAGAGGCGGGCGGGGTGCCCTCCGGCAGCGAATCGTATTACTCCTTCGACCATGGCGACATCCATTTCATTTGCCTGAACTCGCACGATATCGACCGCTCCCCGCAAGGCGAAATGGCGAAATGGCTGGTGCGCGATCTGGCTGCAGCGGAATCGCGCTGGATCATCGGCTTCTGGCACCATCCGCCCTACACCAAGGGCACCCACAACAGCGACACCGAGACCCAGCTTGTGGAGATGCGGGAATCCATCATGCCCATCCTGGAAAACGGCGGGGTCGATCTCGTCCTGAGCGGACACTCGCACATCTACGAACGCTCGATGCTGATTGACGGCGCATACACAACCCCCACCACCGCGAAGGGCGTTGTCCTGGATGACGGAGACGGCAAACCGGATGGCGACGGGGCATACAAGAAAAGCGAAGCGACCACCCCCCACAACGGCACGGTGGCGCTTGTGACCGGCCACGGCGGTGCCCTGGGCCGCAACAACATGGGCATCTCCCCTGTCATGCGCAGCATCGTGCTCGACCACGGCTCCACCCTCATCGACATCGACGGCGACACGCTCACCGGCGTCATGCTCGACCTACGCGGCAAGGAGCGCGACCGCTTCGCCATCGTGAAGCGCGGGACGGTGAAGCAGAGCGTCGTGGAAAACCCTTGGACGCCCGACGATTCCACGGCGGAGCGCACCGGAGCGGGCGTCCTTGGCGCGCCGAAGACCGTCGCGGATGCCGAGGAGGCCCGGAAAGCCGGAAAGCGAAATGTCCCTGGACTGATGCCGAAGGAAACCAGGGAAATCATCCCGCGCCACGCACAGTGGGACTACCTCGCCGACGGCGACGAACCGGAGACCGAAATGTGGACCCAGCTCGGATTCGACCCGAGGCAGGAGGGCTGGAAACCGGGAACGGCAGGTTTCGGATACGGCGACGGCGACGACCGAACGGAGCTCAAGGACATGCAGGGGAATTTCACCACGATCTACATCCGCCGTGAGTTCGAGATCCCGCCGGGTACCGACCTGAAACGCCTCGGCCTGCTGATCAACTACGACGACGCTTTCGTCCTCCACATGAACGGGAAAGAACTTCTCTCCAAGGGCGTCGTCCGCGGAAAGGACGGGCGCACGAAAGTCGAGAAACACGAGGCGAGCGGGGCGGAATACTTCTCGCTCGCGGAATTCGCCGGTGCCTTCCGTGAAGGGAAAAACATCATCGCCCTCGAGGGCCACAACAGCGGCAAGGACAGCAGCGACCTGAGCCTTGATCCGGCCTTGTTGCTGGAGACGGGCGAATGA
- a CDS encoding NupC/NupG family nucleoside CNT transporter, whose translation MTGLLGIAALLGAAYLLCDNRKAIRWRTVGAALAIQVSIGFVVFAVPAGRETLQWLSNGVTNAIGAGKEGVDFLFGPLTTDGPASIGFIFVFRVLPMIIFFSSLIAVLYHLKVMAVVIKVLGGALKKLLGTSRTESLSAAANIFVGQTEAPLVVKPYIARMTRSELFAVMVGGLASVAGSILAGYVALGVDINYLIAASFMAAPGGLLFAKLMKPEVDVPHEGNLGFAEGDEKPANVVDAAAVGASTGLMLALNVGAMLLAFIGLIALLNVMIGGIGGWFGNGDLSLQVILGWCFAPVAWLIGMPWEDAVKGGSLIGQKLILNEFVAYVQYIKWQEMLSPKAQAIGAVALCGFANLSSIGILLGGLGGMAPNRRSEIARLGFLAVIAGTFSNLTSAAIVGLFVG comes from the coding sequence ATGACCGGTCTCCTTGGAATCGCCGCGCTCCTCGGAGCGGCCTATCTTCTCTGTGACAACCGCAAGGCGATCCGCTGGCGGACGGTCGGCGCGGCGCTGGCGATCCAGGTTTCCATCGGCTTCGTCGTGTTCGCGGTGCCGGCCGGGCGGGAGACCTTGCAATGGCTCAGCAACGGCGTCACCAACGCGATCGGAGCTGGGAAAGAGGGCGTCGATTTCCTTTTCGGCCCGCTGACCACGGACGGGCCCGCTTCGATCGGTTTTATCTTTGTGTTCCGTGTTCTGCCGATGATCATTTTCTTCTCCTCGCTCATCGCGGTGCTCTATCACCTGAAGGTGATGGCGGTGGTGATCAAGGTGCTGGGAGGCGCTCTGAAAAAATTGCTGGGAACGAGCCGGACGGAATCGCTCTCGGCGGCGGCGAACATTTTCGTAGGACAGACGGAGGCTCCGCTGGTGGTGAAACCCTACATTGCCCGGATGACACGATCCGAGCTTTTCGCGGTGATGGTCGGCGGGCTGGCGAGCGTGGCGGGATCCATTTTGGCCGGGTATGTGGCGCTGGGTGTGGATATCAATTATCTGATCGCCGCTTCGTTCATGGCGGCTCCGGGCGGCTTGCTTTTCGCGAAGCTGATGAAGCCCGAGGTTGATGTCCCGCACGAGGGGAACCTAGGTTTCGCGGAAGGCGATGAGAAGCCGGCGAATGTGGTGGATGCGGCTGCGGTCGGGGCATCCACCGGTCTGATGCTCGCGCTGAACGTCGGGGCGATGCTGCTCGCCTTCATCGGCCTGATCGCACTTCTCAACGTGATGATAGGCGGGATCGGCGGCTGGTTCGGAAACGGAGACCTCAGCCTCCAGGTGATACTCGGCTGGTGCTTCGCGCCCGTCGCCTGGCTGATCGGGATGCCGTGGGAGGATGCGGTGAAAGGCGGCAGCCTGATCGGGCAAAAGCTCATCCTCAACGAGTTCGTCGCCTACGTTCAATACATCAAATGGCAGGAGATGCTCTCGCCCAAGGCACAGGCGATCGGAGCCGTTGCGCTCTGCGGCTTCGCCAACCTTTCCTCGATCGGCATCCTCCTCGGCGGTCTCGGCGGCATGGCTCCGAACCGCCGCTCTGAGATCGCGAGGCTGGGTTTCCTGGCGGTGATTGCGGGGACTTTCTCGAACCTGACGAGTGCCGCGATCGTGGGGCTGTTTGTGGGGTGA
- a CDS encoding arylsulfatase, producing MKFAACLPIALLIAVAHLAAAEKPNIIVILTDDMGYSDLGCYGSEIETPHLDALAAEGLRFTNFYNSSRCCPTRASLLTGLYSHQAGVGAMTADEGKPGYRGKLNRNCVTIAEALRPAGYTTLVAGKWHVGEGKGHYPTDRGFDRFWGSPGGGGFYFKDSMLSKKREIFSNDNKIDPPDDLYVTDDFTDQAIGFIDEAVTETKKPFFLYLAHIAPHWPLQAKPEDIAKYKGRFDKGWDAEREARFTKQKRMGIVPENAALSARDPEAKSWGETPEAERRDLAHRMEIYAAQIDSIDQNTGKLVARLKALGQFENTLILFLSDNGCSAEGGAGGFSNGEKGAPIGTGLSHASAGLEWANASDTPFRKFKMHTHEGGIATPLIAHWPAGIAARGELRHAACHVIDIMPTVIEISGASYPETVSGEPINPMEGISLTPVFRSDDPGQERELFWEHLGKKAVRRGDWKAVGSRKAPWELYDLRSDPTENKNLAAKDAERTEELKALWQAWAERCNVTR from the coding sequence ATGAAATTCGCTGCCTGCCTCCCCATTGCACTGCTGATCGCCGTCGCCCATCTTGCCGCAGCGGAAAAGCCGAACATCATCGTCATCCTCACCGATGACATGGGCTACTCCGATCTTGGCTGCTACGGATCGGAAATCGAAACCCCCCATCTCGACGCGCTGGCCGCGGAAGGCCTTCGCTTCACGAATTTCTACAACTCCTCCCGCTGCTGTCCCACGCGCGCCTCCCTGCTCACCGGGCTCTATTCCCATCAGGCCGGTGTCGGTGCGATGACCGCTGACGAAGGCAAGCCCGGCTACCGCGGCAAACTGAACAGGAATTGCGTGACCATCGCCGAAGCCCTCAGGCCGGCAGGCTACACAACGCTGGTTGCGGGCAAATGGCATGTCGGCGAAGGCAAAGGCCACTATCCCACGGATCGCGGCTTCGACCGCTTCTGGGGCTCGCCCGGCGGGGGCGGATTCTATTTCAAGGACTCCATGCTCTCGAAAAAACGCGAGATTTTCTCCAACGACAACAAGATCGATCCCCCCGACGACCTGTATGTCACCGATGATTTCACCGACCAGGCGATCGGCTTCATCGACGAGGCCGTCACGGAAACGAAAAAGCCCTTCTTCCTCTACCTAGCCCACATCGCCCCGCACTGGCCGCTGCAGGCAAAGCCGGAAGACATCGCGAAATACAAGGGCCGCTTCGACAAGGGCTGGGATGCCGAGCGCGAGGCGCGTTTCACGAAACAGAAAAGGATGGGCATCGTGCCGGAAAACGCCGCGCTCTCGGCACGCGATCCGGAGGCAAAGTCCTGGGGGGAGACGCCGGAGGCCGAGCGCAGGGATCTCGCCCACCGCATGGAGATCTACGCTGCGCAGATCGACTCCATCGATCAGAACACCGGCAAGCTCGTCGCAAGGCTCAAGGCACTCGGCCAGTTCGAGAACACCCTCATCCTCTTCCTGTCCGACAACGGCTGCTCCGCCGAGGGCGGCGCGGGAGGGTTCAGCAACGGCGAGAAGGGCGCACCGATCGGCACAGGCCTTTCCCACGCAAGCGCTGGACTGGAGTGGGCGAACGCCTCCGACACCCCGTTCCGAAAATTCAAGATGCACACCCACGAGGGCGGGATCGCGACCCCTCTCATCGCCCATTGGCCGGCGGGTATCGCCGCAAGGGGAGAGCTACGCCATGCCGCCTGCCATGTCATCGACATCATGCCCACCGTGATCGAGATCTCCGGCGCAAGCTATCCGGAAACGGTGTCCGGAGAACCCATCAATCCGATGGAAGGGATAAGCCTAACGCCAGTATTCAGGTCTGATGATCCGGGACAGGAGCGCGAACTTTTCTGGGAACATCTCGGGAAAAAGGCCGTCCGCCGCGGCGATTGGAAAGCCGTCGGCTCGAGGAAAGCGCCATGGGAACTTTATGATCTCAGGAGCGACCCCACGGAAAACAAGAACCTTGCGGCAAAGGACGCCGAACGCACGGAGGAGCTCAAAGCCCTATGGCAAGCCTGGGCCGAACGCTGCAATGTGACCAGGTAA
- a CDS encoding arylsulfatase, producing MMKTIHIAASIAASIAAAAGIGICETRAAEKRQPNVILIMTDDQGYGEISAHGNPVLKTPNLDTLHGESVRLTDFHVDPTCSPTRAALMTGRYSTRTGVWHTINGRSMLRPDELTLAELFRANGYDTAMIGKWHMGDNFPCRPQDQGFAHTVWHLGGGIGNGPDFWGNDYYDDTYLVNGKREKFEGYCTDVWFREAASYVERNKDKPFFLYLAPNAPHGPYFVPDRYSAPYIAAGLPETMAKFYGMIANIDENMGSFRAHLAKLGLAENTLLIFMTDNGTTAGWIDQGAGYEYFNAGMRGWKSSAWDGGHRVPCFWHWPAGKLEGGRDVPQLTAHIDVLPTLADLLGLEKPDGPAIDGVSLKANLLGGDAALPERTIFAHVQRAFLPPKWENSVAMNRKWRLIDGKELYDIAADPGQKKDIAAAHPEVAQRLRADYETWWASLKPAMDHTVRYVLGGEENPMTLASHDWLMPGVEQAAWHQNQIKRGDPIKGPWAVDVKQAGTYAITLRLWPDYLEKAMHVTEARLAVAGVEETIAVKPEATAASFRVTLPAGPTMLETTLIRADGKQSGAYFARIELTGDAAKE from the coding sequence ATGATGAAGACAATCCACATCGCGGCAAGCATCGCGGCAAGCATCGCTGCGGCCGCCGGCATCGGCATTTGTGAAACACGGGCCGCTGAGAAACGCCAACCCAACGTGATCCTGATCATGACCGACGACCAGGGCTACGGCGAGATCTCCGCCCACGGCAACCCGGTTCTCAAAACCCCGAACCTCGACACCCTCCACGGCGAGAGCGTGCGACTGACGGATTTCCACGTCGATCCCACCTGCTCGCCGACTCGCGCCGCCCTCATGACGGGGCGCTACTCCACCCGCACCGGCGTATGGCACACGATTAACGGACGCTCCATGCTGCGCCCCGACGAGCTGACCCTCGCGGAACTTTTCAGGGCGAACGGCTACGACACCGCCATGATCGGCAAGTGGCACATGGGCGACAATTTCCCCTGCCGCCCCCAGGATCAGGGCTTCGCCCACACGGTCTGGCACCTCGGCGGCGGCATCGGCAACGGCCCCGACTTCTGGGGCAACGACTACTACGACGACACCTATCTTGTGAACGGGAAACGCGAGAAGTTCGAGGGCTACTGCACCGATGTCTGGTTCCGCGAGGCCGCGAGCTACGTGGAACGCAACAAGGACAAGCCCTTCTTCCTCTACCTCGCCCCGAACGCACCGCACGGCCCCTACTTCGTCCCGGACAGATACTCCGCCCCGTACATCGCCGCCGGACTGCCGGAGACCATGGCGAAATTCTACGGCATGATCGCGAACATCGATGAGAACATGGGCAGCTTCCGCGCCCACCTCGCCAAGCTCGGCCTCGCCGAGAACACCCTGCTCATCTTCATGACCGACAACGGCACCACCGCCGGCTGGATCGACCAGGGCGCGGGCTACGAATATTTCAACGCCGGGATGCGCGGCTGGAAAAGCTCCGCATGGGACGGCGGCCACCGCGTGCCATGCTTCTGGCACTGGCCCGCCGGGAAGCTGGAGGGCGGGCGCGATGTGCCGCAGCTCACCGCACACATCGACGTGCTCCCGACACTCGCTGACCTGTTAGGGCTGGAAAAGCCCGACGGCCCTGCAATCGACGGCGTTTCGCTCAAAGCCAACCTGCTGGGCGGAGACGCGGCGCTGCCGGAGCGCACGATCTTCGCCCACGTGCAGCGCGCCTTCCTGCCGCCGAAGTGGGAGAACTCCGTCGCGATGAACCGGAAATGGCGGCTGATCGACGGCAAGGAACTCTACGACATCGCCGCCGATCCCGGGCAGAAAAAGGACATCGCCGCCGCCCATCCGGAGGTCGCGCAACGCCTGCGTGCCGATTACGAGACATGGTGGGCCTCGCTGAAACCCGCGATGGATCACACCGTGCGCTACGTCCTCGGCGGCGAAGAGAACCCGATGACCCTCGCCAGCCACGATTGGCTGATGCCGGGTGTGGAGCAAGCAGCATGGCACCAGAACCAGATCAAGCGCGGCGACCCCATCAAGGGTCCATGGGCGGTGGATGTGAAACAGGCGGGCACCTATGCCATCACCCTACGCCTCTGGCCGGATTACCTGGAAAAGGCCATGCATGTCACCGAAGCCCGCCTGGCAGTCGCCGGGGTGGAGGAAACCATCGCCGTGAAGCCGGAAGCCACCGCCGCCAGCTTCCGCGTCACCCTCCCCGCCGGCCCGACCATGCTCGAAACGACGCTTATCCGTGCCGATGGCAAACAGTCAGGCGCCTATTTCGCCCGCATCGAGCTCACCGGGGACGCCGCGAAGGAGTGA